In Rattus norvegicus strain BN/NHsdMcwi chromosome 3, GRCr8, whole genome shotgun sequence, a genomic segment contains:
- the Semg1 gene encoding seminal vesicle secretory protein 2 precursor has product MKSSIFILSLFLLLERQAAVVGQYGGTKGHFQSSSSGFMLGQKGHLNFGLKGGSEEAAEESIFMQSQHQMFGQDGGDMAQTSVSQEHTGVKGAAICRKGQVSQLKSQESQIKSFRQVKSSGQLKSGGSQLKSFGQVKSSESQLKSFGQVKASGSQLKSFGQVKASGSQLKSYGQMKSSGSQVKSFGQMKSSGSQVKSFGQMKASESQIKSFGQRKSQGGQLQSYGQMKSYGQTKSLESQAKSFGQVKSQSGQMKSSYGQRKSYGEETQLKSFDQDAQLKSYGQQKSQKQSSFSQVKSQSAQLKSFGQQKSLKGFSQQTQQKGFAMDEDLSQVRKQFDDDDLSVQQKSTQQMKTEEDLSQFGQQRQFGQERSQSYKGYLAQYRKKLQEQQQQKNFNQDNFFTKGGAGLYQAQLKG; this is encoded by the exons ATGAAGTCCTCTATCTTCATTCTATCTCTGTTCCTCCTTCTGGAAAGACAGGCAGCTGTGGTTGGACAGTATG GTGGGACAAAAGGTCACTTCCAGAGCAGCTCATCAGGGTTTATGCTTGGTCAGAAAGGCCACCTCAATTTCGGGCTCAAAGGAGGAAGTGAGGAAGCAGCTGAAGAAAGCATTTTCATGCAATCACAACACCAGATGTTCGGCCAGGATGGTGGTGACATGGCGCAGACAAGTGTTTCACAAGAGCATACAGGTGTAAAGGGGGCCGCGATTTGTCGTAAAGGACAAGTATCCCAATTGAAATCCCAAGAATCccaaataaaatcctttagacAAGTAAAATCCAGTGGACAGCTGAAATCTGGAGGATCCCAATTAAAATCCTTTGGACAAGTGAAATCCAGTGAGTCCCAATTAAAATCCTTTGGCCAAGTGAAAGCCAGTGGGTCCCAATTAAAATCCTTCGGACAAGTGAAAGCCAGTGGGTCCCAATTAAAATCCTATGGACAAATGAAATCCAGTGGGTCCCAAGTGAAATCCTTTGGACAAATGAAATCCAGTGGGTCCCAAGTAAAATCCTTTGGACAAATGAAAGCCAGTGAGTCCCAAATAAAATCCTTTGGACAAAGAAAATCCCAAGGTGGTCAACTACAATCCTATGGCCAAATGAAATCCTATGGGCAGACGAAATCCCTAGAATCCCAGGCCAAATCCTTCGGACAAGTAAAGTCCCAAAGTGGCCAAATGAAATCCTCCTATGGTCAGAGAAAATCCTATGGTGAAGAGACTCAACTGAAGTCTTTCGACCAAGATGCCCAACTAAAATCCTATGGTCAACAAAAATCCCAAAAACAATCCTCCTTTAGCCAAGTAAAATCTCAAAGTGCCCAACTAAAGTCCTTTGGCcaacaaaaatccctcaaagggTTTTCTCAACAAACTCAACAGAAAGGATTTGCCATGGATGAAGATTTGTCACAAGTGCGGAAACAATTTGACGATGATGACCTCTCTGTACAACAGAAGTCTACCCAACAGATGAAAACAGAGGAAGACTTATCCCAATTTGGACAACAACGACAATTTGGACAAGAACGCTCCCAATCCTATAAAGGATATCTTGcacaatacagaaagaaattacaggaacaacaacaacagaaaaatttTAATCAGGATAACTTTTTTACAAAGGGAGGGGCAGGCCTATATCAGGCTCAACTTAAGGGATAA